TGGTCAGCTCGTACATCGGATCGAGCGAGGCCGACCAGGCCGCGGCCACGCCGAGCACCGGGACCACCGGCGCCAGCAGGAACAGCACCGAATCACCGTCCGGCGTCCCGGTCCACTGGCCGAGGAAGGTGGCCACCACGGCGATCAGCGTCGCGGCCGTGAGCCACGACAGCATCGCGGGCGGCAGCCAGCGCGCCAGCCGGCTGCGGAGCCGCCGCGCCGGGGCCGGGGTGCTCGCCGCGAGTTCCGGTTCCATCGCCGACCACACCGCGGTGATCGTCGCGGTGACCGTTTCGTCGTTCACCTCGGCGAGCCGGGCGCGGCAGGCCGCACAGTTCTCCAGATGCGCTTCGAGCGCCCATTCGGCTTCCGGCGCGATCTCGCCGCCACGCACGTAGCGGCCGATCAGCTCGGCGGACGCGTGGTCCCGGTCGGTCACGACAACGCCTCCCGCATCACGACCCGCGCGCGGCGCGCCCGGGTCTTCACCGTTCCTTCCGGCAGGCCCAGCAGGTCGGCCGTCTCCCGCACGGACAGCCCGTCGAGCACCATCGCCCGCAGCACCTGCCGCAGTTCCGGGGCCAGCCGGTCGAGCGCGGCCCCCAGTTCGCCGCCGACCTCCCCGGCCAGCGCCTCCTCCTCGGCAGCCGGCGTGGTCGCCGGTTCGGCCGCGGCCGGTGGCGGCTGCGCGTGCCGCGCCCGCCGGCGGAAGGCGTCGACCAGCCGCCGGGCGGCGATGGTCCACAACCAGCCCGCCGCACTCCCGTCTGCGCCGTCGACCGTCGCCCCGGCGAACCCGCCCGCCGCCCGCCACACCGCGACGAAGGTCTCCTGCAGCACCTCGGCGACGATCTGGTCGTCGGCGCAGCGGCGGCGCAGGCGCACGGTCAGCCAGGGCGCGGTCCGGCGGTAGAGCACCTCGAAGGCCGCCCGGTCGCCTCCCGCGACCAGGCGGACCAGCTCGGCCTCGTCCGCTTCCTCGATCCCCACGCTCACCTCCCGCCAGACGCCGGGACCACCGCCGCTGGTTCTCGACCATCAGTGAGCTGGGTCACAGTCGTATGTATAACGACGAATACGGCGCCGCTCTTGAGTCGGTTATCGTAATTAACCGGGCACGGAGAGGCAGGGAACGATGAGCGGGCGGAGCGGATCTTCCAGCATCCTCGCGCCCCTGCGGGTGCGGGAGTTCCGCGCGCTCTGGTTCGCCGAACTGCTGTCGGTCGCCGGTGACCAGCTGGCCAGGGTCGCGCTCGCGGTGCTGGTCTTCGACCGGACCGACTCGGCCCTGCTGACCGCGCTCACCTACGCGCTGACCTTCGTGCCGTCGGTGCTCGGCGGCTTCCTGCTTTCCGGCCTGGCCGACCGCTTCCCGCGACGCGCGGTACTGGTGGTGACCGACTTCCTCCGCGCGGGCATCGCGCTGCTGATGGCGGTGCCCGGCCTGCCGCTGCCGGTGCTGTGGGCCTGCGTGGCCCTGCTGAGCGTGGCTTCCGGACCGTTCAAGGCGGCGTCGATGGCGCTGTTGCCGCACGTCGTGCCGGGGGAGCGGTACGCGCAGGCGCTGGCATTGCGGCAGGTGACCGGGCAGAGCGCGCAGCTGGCCGGATTCGCCGGTGGTGGCGCGCTGCTCGTCGTGCTCGAACCGCACCTCGCGCTCGGCCTGAACGCGCTCACCTTCCTGATCAGCGCGATCCTGGTGCGGTTCGGCGTCCGGCACCGGCCGTCTGCGGTGTCGCAAGTGGACACGGCCGAGGGGAGTGGCGGCACCGACCGCCGCAAGCTGGTCGTCCTGTACGCGCTGGTGTCGCTGATCGGGTTGTACGTCGTTCCGGAAGGACTCGCCGCGCCCTATGCGGACGGCCTCGGCGCCGCAGCGGTCGGCGTCGGCCTGCTGCTCGCCGCCGATCCGCTGGGCAGTGCGGTGGGGGCGTGGCTCGTCGCGCGGTTCCGGATCCCGGCGTCGCCCGGCATCGCGGCCGGTCTGGCCGCCGCGGGCGGGGTGCCGCTGGTGTTGTGCGGCCTCGCGCCGGGGCTGGTGTTGTCGATCTTATGCTGGGCGGCGTCGGGTGTTTTCTCGACGGCGTATCTGCTCCAGACTCAGACGATGGTGGTGGAAGCGGTGCCGGACCACCGGCTCGGCACGGTGATGGGACGAATGGCGACGGTCCTCTACTGCTCACAGGGCGTAGCCGTGCTGCTCGCCGGACTGGCCGCCGACGCGGCCGGTCCGGTAAGGGTGATCGCGGCCGCCGGAGCGCTCTCGGTGATATCGGCGGCCGCGATCGGTTTCGGTAACGGCCGGGTCCGCCCCCGGCGCGGGGGCGGACCCGAATTCACGGCTCACCAGTCTTTGTTACCCATGGCGGGGACCTCCTCACAGCGAATGGACTGCCGGGACGCAAGCGCACTCAGTATGAAGGTTTGAGGTTCACCGGATGACCGATCAGTCAGTTGCCGCTTCCCCTGGCAAAAGGCCCGGGAACTGGAAAGTGTGGACATTGCCGCGGCCCGTGCTCGGATATGTGCTCGGTGTGGAACTCACCGCGTTGGCGGCGGTGGTTTTCTCGCTTTTCCGGCCGCCGGGCGGCACCGAGTTGGTACTGGCCGCGGCGCTGATCGCGCTGGGCGTGACCTCGGCCGAGGTGACCCGCGGGGTCGAGCGGATGCGGCGCCAGTTCGCCGACGCGCCGCACGTGAACATGACCTCGGTCTGGACCATGGCCGCGGCACTGCTGGTGTCACCGGCACTGGCCGCCGCGGTGACCGTGGTGCTCTATCTCCACCTGTGGTGGCGCAGCTGGCGCGAGGTCGCCGGAATGCACGCGTTCCGGGTGGTATTCAGCGCTTGTGTGGTGATCTTGTCGTGCACCGCGATCTCGCTATTGACCACTGTTTTACCGGGCGGCGGAATTTCCGGTTTCGCCCGGCCGGAAGGACTGTTCGCGATCATCGCGATCATCGCCGTTTACTGGCTGGTGAATTCCGCGTTGGTGGCGATGGTCATCTTCCTCTCGCGCGGGGAACGCTCGATCCGGCGGCTGGCCGGGGCGTGGAGCGAGAACAGCCTGGAGATCGCCACGCTCTGTGTCGGTGTGCTGGTCGCGGCGCTGGCACTGTGGCGGCCGTGGCTGGTCGTGCTGGTGCTGCCGCCGTTGTACGTGCTGCACCGGAGCGTGCTGGTGCGGCAGCTGGAGTACGCGGCCACCACCGATCACAAGACCGGGCTGCTCAACGCGTCGAGCTGGCACAGCTTCGCCGCCACCGAGTTCGAGCGGGCGCGGCGCACCGGGACCGAGATCAGCGTGCTGATGGTCGACCTCGACCACTTCAAGCACGTCAACGACGAACTCGGGCACCTGGTCGGCGACCAGGTGCTGCGCGCGGTCGCCGACCTGATGCGCGCCGAGGTCCGGCGCTACGACCTGTGCGGCCGGTTCGGCGGTGAGGAGTTCGTGGTGCTGCTGCCGGAGACCGGCGTGGCGGGCGCGGCGGAGGTCGCCGAACGGATCCGGGTGGCCATCCGCGAGCACCGCATGGACGAGGCCGCGGTCGGCGAGCGCGCGGCGCGCCTGAGACTCACCGTCTCGATCGGCGCCGCCGCCTGCCCGCAGGCGGGCGACTCGGTCGAAGACGTGCTGCTGGCCGCGGACAACGCCCTGTTCGCCGCGAAGAGCGCGGGCCGGGACAAGGTCCTGTCCGTCGGCCTGCCCTGACGGTTCCGGGCACGCGGCGGCCTCGGCCGCGCCCGGGTGTGTCCGGGTCGATGTCAGCCCGGGTGGCCGGTGCCGATGTTCAGTTTGCGCAGCGCGGCCGCGTCGCCGCCCTCTTCGCTGTATTCGTGCGCCCACTCCAGCAGCGGCCGCACCGCGCGCAGCAGGGCGCGGCCCTTCGGCGTCAGCCGGTACCAGACCGAGCTGAAGTTCCCGGTGCCCGCGCGCCGCTCGATCAGGTCGTGCTCGCGCGCCCGGCGGAGGGTGTCGGTCAGCACCCGGTCGGACAGCGGCCGCCGGGTGGCGTCGCCGGCGGAGCGGCGTTCGTTGTCGTTGATCGTGGCGAGCAGATCGGTGTACTGCGTCTCGCGCAGCGCGAGGGTGGCCAGCACCGCGATGGTCCACCGGCCGCGGATGAC
The genomic region above belongs to Amycolatopsis sp. YIM 10 and contains:
- a CDS encoding zf-HC2 domain-containing protein, whose protein sequence is MTDRDHASAELIGRYVRGGEIAPEAEWALEAHLENCAACRARLAEVNDETVTATITAVWSAMEPELAASTPAPARRLRSRLARWLPPAMLSWLTAATLIAVVATFLGQWTGTPDGDSVLFLLAPVVPVLGVAAAWSASLDPMYELTTASPRAGLFLLLRRTLTVLVLVLPVLGAESLLVGTSPLLWLLPGLACTLVALALGSLFGVERAAVAVAGAWLAGFAPPVVIGDEPPELFGAWNPALWIGVAALAAVVLVLRGSSFTLVSPGGSAPAAGD
- a CDS encoding RNA polymerase sigma factor, which translates into the protein MGIEEADEAELVRLVAGGDRAAFEVLYRRTAPWLTVRLRRRCADDQIVAEVLQETFVAVWRAAGGFAGATVDGADGSAAGWLWTIAARRLVDAFRRRARHAQPPPAAAEPATTPAAEEEALAGEVGGELGAALDRLAPELRQVLRAMVLDGLSVRETADLLGLPEGTVKTRARRARVVMREALS
- a CDS encoding MFS transporter, translated to MSGRSGSSSILAPLRVREFRALWFAELLSVAGDQLARVALAVLVFDRTDSALLTALTYALTFVPSVLGGFLLSGLADRFPRRAVLVVTDFLRAGIALLMAVPGLPLPVLWACVALLSVASGPFKAASMALLPHVVPGERYAQALALRQVTGQSAQLAGFAGGGALLVVLEPHLALGLNALTFLISAILVRFGVRHRPSAVSQVDTAEGSGGTDRRKLVVLYALVSLIGLYVVPEGLAAPYADGLGAAAVGVGLLLAADPLGSAVGAWLVARFRIPASPGIAAGLAAAGGVPLVLCGLAPGLVLSILCWAASGVFSTAYLLQTQTMVVEAVPDHRLGTVMGRMATVLYCSQGVAVLLAGLAADAAGPVRVIAAAGALSVISAAAIGFGNGRVRPRRGGGPEFTAHQSLLPMAGTSSQRMDCRDASALSMKV
- a CDS encoding diguanylate cyclase, which codes for MPRPVLGYVLGVELTALAAVVFSLFRPPGGTELVLAAALIALGVTSAEVTRGVERMRRQFADAPHVNMTSVWTMAAALLVSPALAAAVTVVLYLHLWWRSWREVAGMHAFRVVFSACVVILSCTAISLLTTVLPGGGISGFARPEGLFAIIAIIAVYWLVNSALVAMVIFLSRGERSIRRLAGAWSENSLEIATLCVGVLVAALALWRPWLVVLVLPPLYVLHRSVLVRQLEYAATTDHKTGLLNASSWHSFAATEFERARRTGTEISVLMVDLDHFKHVNDELGHLVGDQVLRAVADLMRAEVRRYDLCGRFGGEEFVVLLPETGVAGAAEVAERIRVAIREHRMDEAAVGERAARLRLTVSIGAAACPQAGDSVEDVLLAADNALFAAKSAGRDKVLSVGLP
- a CDS encoding helix-turn-helix domain-containing protein; protein product: MSYQQRLNDAVAVIRGRWTIAVLATLALRETQYTDLLATINDNERRSAGDATRRPLSDRVLTDTLRRAREHDLIERRAGTGNFSSVWYRLTPKGRALLRAVRPLLEWAHEYSEEGGDAAALRKLNIGTGHPG